A region of the Desertifilum tharense IPPAS B-1220 genome:
AAACCTAACACAACCCTGGCTGCTGTTGGGTTACGAATGGCGCTAACCCAACCGACGCAACTCATAGGACTTTCAGCAGTGAGTGTCAGTCAATTAGCTTAACGACCAATGCCCGCCCGGACTTCTGCCCAAGCTTGTTCGTATAGGGCGGTTGCTTCTCCTACGTCCTTGATATATTGCAGCTTAGAAAAGACTTCCGGAGGGGGATAAATACCTGGATTTTCTAAGTCTTGGGGGCTAATTAAGCCGCGCGCGATCGCACTCTTGTTTGGCGTTCCATAGTGAATAAAGTTAGAAATTTGAGCGCCCACTTCAGGTTCTAGAACAAAGTTAATAAATTTATGGGCTAAGGTTGGGTGGTGACAATGCTTCGGAATTGCAATATTATCCATCCAAATAATCGTCCCTTCTTTAGGAATCACATAACGCAAATCGGGATTATGCTTCATCACCTGGAAGACATCGCCGCTCCATTCAAAGGTTAGATCGACATCGCCCCGATCGAGCAATAGTTCTCCAGTGTCGGGCGGAAAAGCCGCGATCGCAGCCTTGTGTTGAATAATCCAATCTCTGGCTTGGTTAATTTCATCTACTTTGGTCGTATTGGGGTCAAAACCTAAGTAAATGAGGATGACTCCTAGGGTATAGCGCGTTGCATCAAGCCAAGCTGTT
Encoded here:
- a CDS encoding spermidine/putrescine ABC transporter substrate-binding protein yields the protein MIAMLFWQKYPKDIRFYLGLFMAVLILVVGVHSGLKLGSSLFKNELRIYNWSTYIDPDIIIEFEKQNKIKISYDTYESNEELYEQLKHHSAHYDIIFPSDYMIEIMIAEGMLRKLDRQAIPNAVHLEPQFINPPYDPGNQYSFPYQWGTLGIGYNQRATQTEIDSWSAMFDPQYEGRTAWLDATRYTLGVILIYLGFDPNTTKVDEINQARDWIIQHKAAIAAFPPDTGELLLDRGDVDLTFEWSGDVFQVMKHNPDLRYVIPKEGTIIWMDNIAIPKHCHHPTLAHKFINFVLEPEVGAQISNFIHYGTPNKSAIARGLISPQDLENPGIYPPPEVFSKLQYIKDVGEATALYEQAWAEVRAGIGR